CCGCAGAGCGACCATAATAACTGGTTCTTAGGATCTTCGAATTCTTAAAAACAGAGGTATAAAATTTGGCTGCTTCCTCGGCTTGGGTGTTGAACCAAAGGCAGGGAGATATTTTTTGCATAGTGGCTCCTTTTTATATGAGGTTTTAGTGATCTTACTTAGCCCCTCAAAGGCCCACAATAAGCCGTGGGGCCCCCATGGGAAATTACAATTGAAACGGGCCCATTTTACGGGAATAAAAATTGACACCAGCAGGCCCGGCATGGTTCTTGGATCACCGGCCGAGGTGGCAAAAAAGGTTCCGGGGTGGAGCCTCTTTGACACTGAGTCCACCAGGGGGGATCAATGCACAAAAAGCTATCAACACTAGCACTGTCAGCACTTTTAATTTCAGGCTGCACTAACAGCAAACCCAGCGAATTTTTAAATACCGAATTCTTCCAAGGACTGTTTTCAAACCGTCCCACCACAGAAGAACCATTTACTGCCATCTTAAAACTACAAACTGAATCTTTGCTTGAATATTCGACGCGCGAAGAAGATGGCAGCATCGTTATCAACAAAGACATCATCAAGCAAATCGACGAAGAACAATCTGCAACTATTGCTGAGCTTCAGGCGCTTTCACCTAAAATCAAGATCTTGGAACGCTACCGTTTAGTTCTAAACGGTCTTGCTATTTGGGCCCCGGCAGATGCGTACGAAAAAATTAAAGCGTTACCGAACGTTGTAATGACTGAAAAGTCAGGAACTTTTGCCCGCCCTAAAGCTTTGACCCAAGCGTCTCAGTTAGCCGTTCTTAACGATAAAACTTCTGTAAATTATATCGGCGTGGAAGAAGCTTATAAGCAAAACATCCGCGGTGAAGGCATGAAGGTCGGCATCATCGACACCGGCATCGACTACACCCATAAAATGTTTAATGGTGAAGGCACTTCTGAAGCCTATGAATCCATTGACCCAAGTCAGCCTAATGCCGCTTTCCCTAATACTAAAGTTGTCGGCGGGATTGACCTTGCCGGCACCAACTACCATTCCGGTTCTGAGAATCTTGAACATCGCATTCCTGTTCGTGATGCCAATCCTCTTGATGAGGGTGGGCATGGAACCCACGTGGCTGGAACCGTGGCTGGTATCGGTGATGGCGTGAACACTTATAGCGGCGTGGCTCCGGAAGCTTTGCTATATGCTATTAAAGTTTTTGGCGCTAAGGGCAGCACCAGTGACGAAGTGGTGATCGCGGGTCTGGAATACGCGATGGATCCCAATGGCGATTTGCAATTTGATGACAAACTAGATGTCGTCAATCTTTCTTTAGGCAGTAACTACGGCAGTGCTCATATCATGTACAATCACGCAATTCGCAACCTTACAAAAGGGGGCGTGATCGTTGTGGCTTCTGGCGGAAACTCTGGCGACCTTCCTTATGTTGTCGGTGCCCCCGGTGTTTCTGATGAGGCGATTTCCGTTGCATCAAGCGTAGACAATAGCGACCTTAATACAACCTTTGCTGCGGCAGAATTTACCTTTGCAAACGACAGCCTTAAAACTGAATTCGTAGAAGGTGCGGTCACTAAACCTTTAGCAGACGTTGCTATTGCCCAAGGTGAAATCATCTTCTTAGGATTTGCTGATACTGATTTTGAACAAGAAGTAAAAGATCAAGTGAAAGGCAAAATAGCCTTTATTGATCGTGGTAAAGTGGCGTTCACTGAAAAAATCAAACGTGCGGCAGAGGCTGGAGCCATTGCCGTCGTCGTTGGCAACAATGCCCCGGGTGATGCGTTTGTCATGGGCGGTGAAGGTAAATTTGAAATCCCTGGCGTCATGATCACTCAAGAAGCTGCAAAAAAAATTAAGGAACACCTGCAAAAAGGTTCTGTGACTGCCAACTTAAAGCCTGCTTTCAAAATTGAAAAGCCTTGGTTAGCAGACACGGTTTCAGACTTTTCTTCCCGTGGTCCCCGTTCTGAAGACGGTATGATCAAACCTGAAATTGCTGCTCCGGGATCCAATATCATTTCTGCGGCAATGGGCGGTGGAGCTAAAGGTGAAGCTATGTCTGGAACCTCGATGGCAGGTCCTCACATGGCCGGAGTTATGGCTTTGTTAAAACAAAAATTCAGCGCACTGACTCCCCTAGAGCTAAAATCAGTTGCTATGGGCCACACCAAGCTCATGGTGGATGAAAAGAAAAATCAGTATAGCGTGAGCCGCCAAGGTGCAGGTCGCGTTCAAGTGGGTGCTTCGTTAAAAGCGCAAGTGATCAGTCTTCCAGCAAGCCTTTCATTTGGCATCACTGATGTTGAAAAGAAAAAGAGTCTTAAAAAAGACATCATTCTAAAAAATATCACTGCAGCAGAAATCACTGTGAGACCAGTATGGACTGGGTCAGCTTCTTTGAACTTGCTTGCCCCGGCTGTGACCCTGGCTGCGGGCGAAAGCAAAACCATCACGGTTGTTGCAAAGATTTCTGCAGCAGGAATTAAAAACGCCACTGATGAACTAGATGGATATTTGGTCTTTGAAAACGCGCAAGGCGAAAAAGCTTTGCAAGTGCCAGCTCTGGTGGTGACTCGTTTAATTTCCCAAGTTCAGGCTAAGGAAGTTGTAGTTCAGTCAACGTCTGCCAACGATGCACCAGGCAGCATGGCAGAGATCACGATTGAAAACAAAAGCGCAAACCCAGGCACTGCTTATCTTTTCAATTTGTTAGCGCAAGATGGTCGCAAAAAAGATAACAGACCTGACGTTGTTCACAATCGTCATTGTGATCTTCAATCTGCAGGCTATCGTATTGTTGAACGCGATGGTGGCAAATTTATTCAGTTTGCTCTTAAACTTTTTGAAGGCATGACGACTTGGAATAACTGCGAAGTGAACGTGCAGTTTGATACAAACAACGATGGCATCATGGATC
This is a stretch of genomic DNA from Bdellovibrio reynosensis. It encodes these proteins:
- a CDS encoding S8 family serine peptidase, with the translated sequence MHKKLSTLALSALLISGCTNSKPSEFLNTEFFQGLFSNRPTTEEPFTAILKLQTESLLEYSTREEDGSIVINKDIIKQIDEEQSATIAELQALSPKIKILERYRLVLNGLAIWAPADAYEKIKALPNVVMTEKSGTFARPKALTQASQLAVLNDKTSVNYIGVEEAYKQNIRGEGMKVGIIDTGIDYTHKMFNGEGTSEAYESIDPSQPNAAFPNTKVVGGIDLAGTNYHSGSENLEHRIPVRDANPLDEGGHGTHVAGTVAGIGDGVNTYSGVAPEALLYAIKVFGAKGSTSDEVVIAGLEYAMDPNGDLQFDDKLDVVNLSLGSNYGSAHIMYNHAIRNLTKGGVIVVASGGNSGDLPYVVGAPGVSDEAISVASSVDNSDLNTTFAAAEFTFANDSLKTEFVEGAVTKPLADVAIAQGEIIFLGFADTDFEQEVKDQVKGKIAFIDRGKVAFTEKIKRAAEAGAIAVVVGNNAPGDAFVMGGEGKFEIPGVMITQEAAKKIKEHLQKGSVTANLKPAFKIEKPWLADTVSDFSSRGPRSEDGMIKPEIAAPGSNIISAAMGGGAKGEAMSGTSMAGPHMAGVMALLKQKFSALTPLELKSVAMGHTKLMVDEKKNQYSVSRQGAGRVQVGASLKAQVISLPASLSFGITDVEKKKSLKKDIILKNITAAEITVRPVWTGSASLNLLAPAVTLAAGESKTITVVAKISAAGIKNATDELDGYLVFENAQGEKALQVPALVVTRLISQVQAKEVVVQSTSANDAPGSMAEITIENKSANPGTAYLFNLLAQDGRKKDNRPDVVHNRHCDLQSAGYRIVERDGGKFIQFALKLFEGMTTWNNCEVNVQFDTNNDGIMDQELAGLTQGSLPGLSGEVFSSLLLDGTKARELRKKFETDSVTNPKTEENYTAAVIDLREMKVFDNSTLAIIEAELALVGVNDTGELSLKISTTHQVGYAVEYDDYLQTNDVQWTKISANPLGQAFDGIPEKIELKAQESITVPLQKGYAANNLILYAPKNKAVRDLVIEDTQSQIIPITYKAD